A section of the Gemmatimonadota bacterium genome encodes:
- a CDS encoding galactosyltransferase-related protein has translation MITICFTYFRSLTLANLAASLYSVRRQDLSQVREIVLVDNNTDDQIEAVQDVVDRLEFPVPVLVQSVKHGDPTRTHSWSTNLAIRQATASWIFMTRADYLLDFDVVKRFTEAVAQGDSFVTSNGCHLGEGIAECERSDWRQHGPRFSGITFDYTSIDSGVWMAKKEVIDAVGGLNEGLTLWGHAQTEFQHRLHASGVRFVRIPEVLFWHPAHGGEKDLELANMQLALAGIDLRECWARYHGTSPYA, from the coding sequence ATGATCACCATCTGCTTCACGTACTTCCGAAGCCTGACACTCGCCAACCTGGCGGCGTCGCTCTACTCCGTGCGCCGGCAAGACCTGTCGCAGGTGAGGGAGATCGTGCTCGTCGACAACAACACCGACGACCAGATCGAGGCCGTGCAGGACGTCGTCGATCGTCTGGAGTTCCCTGTTCCGGTGCTCGTGCAGTCGGTGAAGCACGGCGACCCGACGCGGACGCACTCCTGGTCGACGAACCTCGCGATCAGACAGGCGACGGCGTCGTGGATCTTCATGACGCGCGCCGACTACCTGCTGGACTTCGACGTTGTGAAACGGTTCACCGAGGCAGTCGCTCAAGGGGACTCGTTCGTCACCAGTAACGGCTGCCACCTCGGGGAAGGGATCGCCGAGTGCGAGCGCAGCGACTGGCGCCAGCATGGCCCTCGGTTCAGTGGCATCACGTTCGACTACACCTCGATCGACTCCGGCGTCTGGATGGCGAAGAAGGAAGTTATCGACGCCGTTGGCGGCCTCAACGAGGGACTGACGTTGTGGGGCCACGCGCAGACCGAGTTTCAGCACCGCCTGCACGCGAGCGGCGTCCGGTTCGTCCGCATTCCCGAGGTGTTGTTCTGGCACCCGGCACACGGCGGTGAGAAGGACCTCGAACTGGCCAACATGCAACTGGCGTTGGCCGGGATCGACCTGCGCGAGTGCTGGGCGCGATACCATGGAACGAGTCCATACGCATGA